One Rhinoderma darwinii isolate aRhiDar2 chromosome 6, aRhiDar2.hap1, whole genome shotgun sequence DNA window includes the following coding sequences:
- the LOC142656375 gene encoding hemoglobin subunit beta-3-like: MVHWTAEEKAAITSVWSKVNVEQDGHDALTRLLIVYPWTQRYFSSFGNLSNPTAIAGNAKVHAHGKKVLSAISETINHLDNVKGSLHNLSDIHAFKLHVDPENFKRFSEVLVIVLAAKLGASFTPQVQHAVEKFFAVLVDGLSHSYHS, from the exons ATGGTTCATTGGACAGCTGAAGAGAAGGCAGCCATCACCTCTGTGTGGTCCAAGGTTAATGTTGAGCAGGATGGACATGACGCTCTGACCAG GCTTCTGATTGTGTACCCCTGGACTCAGAGGTACTTCAGCAGCTTTGGAAACCTGTCCAACCCAACTGCAATTGCTGGAAATGCCAAGGTCCATGCCCACGGAAAGAAGGTTCTGTCAGCTATTAGTGAAACCATCAATCATCTGGACAACGTGAAGGGCTCTCTCCACAACCTCAGTGACATCCATGCTTTCAAGCTGCATGTGGATCCTGAGAACTTCAAG CGTTTTTCAGAGGTTCTGGTGATCGTGCTGGCTGCCAAGCTTGGAGCTTCATTCACTCCCCAGGTTCAACATGCAGTGGAGAAATTCTTTGCTGTCCTGGTTGATGGTCTTAGCCACAGCTACCACAGCTGA